Proteins co-encoded in one Dendropsophus ebraccatus isolate aDenEbr1 chromosome 9, aDenEbr1.pat, whole genome shotgun sequence genomic window:
- the TRIM72 gene encoding tripartite motif-containing protein 72 isoform X2 — protein MANPQLVQGMQNDLTCQLCLELFRSPVTPECGHTFCQTCLTGAPKSPDQNGSTLCPTCQAPSRPETLHINRQLEHLVQSFKQVPQGHCLEHLDPLSVFCEQDKELICGVCASLGKHKGHNIITAAEAHAKMKRQLPQQQVLLQEARLRKEKTVALLDRQVAEVKDTVSRFKSSVKDQLNSMRTYLNIMETSLFRESDKAEQNATAALLGERKSLAHYVEQLGQMDGVLKELEGQEQTEFLRKFCVVSARLGKILSESPLPGRLDIQLPIISDEFKFQVWRKMFRALMPALENLSFDPATAQQNLVVSADGKWVECSDQKQPVSDDPIRFDKGNCLVTKESFTDGEHYWEVLVEDKPRWALGIISETANRKGKLHASPSNGFWILGCKEGKVYEAHAEQKEPRLLRVDGRPEKIGVYLSFSDGVVSFFDCGDEDNVKLLYTFHERFSGRLYPFFDVCWHDKGKNSQPLKLYMPSGGQ, from the exons ATGGCGAACCCCCAGCTAGTACAGGGCATGCAGAACGACCTGACCTGCCAGCTGTGCCTGGAGCTCTTCCGCTCCCCCGTCACCCCGGAGTGCGGCCACACCTTCTGCCAGACCTGTCTGACCGGCGCCCCCAAGAGCCCCGACCAGAACGGCTCCACACTCTGCCCTACATGCCAGGCCCCCTCCCGCCCCGAGACCCTTCACATCAACCGCCAGCTGGAGCACCTGGTGCAAAGCTTCAAGCAGGTCCCGCAGGGGCATTGCCTGGAGCACCTGGACCCGCTCAGCGTCTTCTGCGAGCAGGACAAGGAGCTGATCTGCGGGGTCTGCGCCTCCCTGGGGAAACACAAGGGCCACAACATCATCACCGCCGCCGAGGCCCACGCCAAGATGAAG AGACAACTTCCCCAGCAGCAGGTCCTCTTGCAGGAAGCCCGACTACGGAAGGAGAAGACGGTGGCTCTGCTGGACAGACAGGTGGCTGAAGTGAAG GATACAGTGTCCCGCTTTAAGTCCAGTGTGAAGGATCAGCTGAACTCCATGCGCACCTACCTGAACATCATGGAGACCTCCCTATTCCGAGAATCGGACAAAGCCGAGCAGAACGCTACCGCCGCCCtgctgggggagaggaagagcctGGCCCATTATGTGGAGCAGCTCGGCCAGATGGATGGAGTCCTGAAAGAGCTGGAAGGACAGGAGCAGACCGAGTTCCTGCGG AAATTCTGCGTGGTGTCAGCCAG ACTTGGTAAGATCTTGTCCGAGTCTCCTCTTCCCGGACGCCTGGACATTCAGCTGCCCATTATATCAgatgagttcaagttccaggtgTGGAGGAAGATGTTCCGGGCATTGATGCCAG CTCTGGAAAACCTGAGCTTTGACCCGGCCACCGCCCAGCAGAACCTGGTGGTGTCGGCAGACGGTAAATGGGTGGAGTGTTCTGACCAGAAGCAGCCGGTGTCCGACGACCCCATCCGCTTTGACAAAGGCAACTGCCTAGTCACCAAGGAAAGCTTCACCGATGGGGAACACTACTGGGAGGTGCTGGTGGAGGACAAGCCAAGGTGGGCGCTGGGCATCATCTCCGAGACCGCCAACCGTAAAGGGAAGCTCCACGCCAGCCCCTCCAATGGCTTCTGGATCTTGGGCTGCAAGGAAGGAAAGGTGTACGAGGCCCACGCGGAGCAGAAGGAGCCGCGTCTCCTGCGGGTGGACGGGCGTCCGGAGAAGATTGGGGTCTACCTGAGCTTCTCCGATGGGGTGGTCTCCTTCTTTGACTGCGGTGATGAGGACAATGTGAAGCTCCTGTACACCTTCCATGAGCGGTTCTCCGGCCGCCTCTATCCATTCTTTGATGTCTGCTGGCACGACAAAGGGAAGAACAGCCAGCCCCTGAAGCTGTATATGCCATCCGGAGGCCAGTGA
- the TRIM72 gene encoding tripartite motif-containing protein 72 isoform X1, giving the protein MYPISQCRMANPQLVQGMQNDLTCQLCLELFRSPVTPECGHTFCQTCLTGAPKSPDQNGSTLCPTCQAPSRPETLHINRQLEHLVQSFKQVPQGHCLEHLDPLSVFCEQDKELICGVCASLGKHKGHNIITAAEAHAKMKRQLPQQQVLLQEARLRKEKTVALLDRQVAEVKDTVSRFKSSVKDQLNSMRTYLNIMETSLFRESDKAEQNATAALLGERKSLAHYVEQLGQMDGVLKELEGQEQTEFLRKFCVVSARLGKILSESPLPGRLDIQLPIISDEFKFQVWRKMFRALMPALENLSFDPATAQQNLVVSADGKWVECSDQKQPVSDDPIRFDKGNCLVTKESFTDGEHYWEVLVEDKPRWALGIISETANRKGKLHASPSNGFWILGCKEGKVYEAHAEQKEPRLLRVDGRPEKIGVYLSFSDGVVSFFDCGDEDNVKLLYTFHERFSGRLYPFFDVCWHDKGKNSQPLKLYMPSGGQ; this is encoded by the exons AATGGCGAACCCCCAGCTAGTACAGGGCATGCAGAACGACCTGACCTGCCAGCTGTGCCTGGAGCTCTTCCGCTCCCCCGTCACCCCGGAGTGCGGCCACACCTTCTGCCAGACCTGTCTGACCGGCGCCCCCAAGAGCCCCGACCAGAACGGCTCCACACTCTGCCCTACATGCCAGGCCCCCTCCCGCCCCGAGACCCTTCACATCAACCGCCAGCTGGAGCACCTGGTGCAAAGCTTCAAGCAGGTCCCGCAGGGGCATTGCCTGGAGCACCTGGACCCGCTCAGCGTCTTCTGCGAGCAGGACAAGGAGCTGATCTGCGGGGTCTGCGCCTCCCTGGGGAAACACAAGGGCCACAACATCATCACCGCCGCCGAGGCCCACGCCAAGATGAAG AGACAACTTCCCCAGCAGCAGGTCCTCTTGCAGGAAGCCCGACTACGGAAGGAGAAGACGGTGGCTCTGCTGGACAGACAGGTGGCTGAAGTGAAG GATACAGTGTCCCGCTTTAAGTCCAGTGTGAAGGATCAGCTGAACTCCATGCGCACCTACCTGAACATCATGGAGACCTCCCTATTCCGAGAATCGGACAAAGCCGAGCAGAACGCTACCGCCGCCCtgctgggggagaggaagagcctGGCCCATTATGTGGAGCAGCTCGGCCAGATGGATGGAGTCCTGAAAGAGCTGGAAGGACAGGAGCAGACCGAGTTCCTGCGG AAATTCTGCGTGGTGTCAGCCAG ACTTGGTAAGATCTTGTCCGAGTCTCCTCTTCCCGGACGCCTGGACATTCAGCTGCCCATTATATCAgatgagttcaagttccaggtgTGGAGGAAGATGTTCCGGGCATTGATGCCAG CTCTGGAAAACCTGAGCTTTGACCCGGCCACCGCCCAGCAGAACCTGGTGGTGTCGGCAGACGGTAAATGGGTGGAGTGTTCTGACCAGAAGCAGCCGGTGTCCGACGACCCCATCCGCTTTGACAAAGGCAACTGCCTAGTCACCAAGGAAAGCTTCACCGATGGGGAACACTACTGGGAGGTGCTGGTGGAGGACAAGCCAAGGTGGGCGCTGGGCATCATCTCCGAGACCGCCAACCGTAAAGGGAAGCTCCACGCCAGCCCCTCCAATGGCTTCTGGATCTTGGGCTGCAAGGAAGGAAAGGTGTACGAGGCCCACGCGGAGCAGAAGGAGCCGCGTCTCCTGCGGGTGGACGGGCGTCCGGAGAAGATTGGGGTCTACCTGAGCTTCTCCGATGGGGTGGTCTCCTTCTTTGACTGCGGTGATGAGGACAATGTGAAGCTCCTGTACACCTTCCATGAGCGGTTCTCCGGCCGCCTCTATCCATTCTTTGATGTCTGCTGGCACGACAAAGGGAAGAACAGCCAGCCCCTGAAGCTGTATATGCCATCCGGAGGCCAGTGA